The Tachysurus fulvidraco isolate hzauxx_2018 chromosome 4, HZAU_PFXX_2.0, whole genome shotgun sequence DNA window CCATTAGACTTCGACCTAGACAGGTGCTATGTGAGAAATGCAAGAACACTGTCACCAGTGACGAGGACAGTAAAGATGGGTCAACTGTGTCCAGGCCTTCCAGGAAGGAGAATGCACCACAAGGGGAGGAACTTGCTAAGGAGGCCCCACCTAAAGGACTCAGGAAGGAGGATGGAGATGCCTCAAAGGAAACCAAGCGGCGAGATGAGGCACAATGCTTTGAAAGCAAGCGTTGtcgaaaagagagaaaggaagatgaGAAGTTCCCAGGAGGTGATGTAGTGCCTCACAGCCCAGTGATAAAGATCTCCTATAGTACTCCACAAGGGAAAGGGGAAGTGATGAAAATCCCATCCAGAGTTCATGGTTCTGTGAAGCCTTTCTGCCCCAAGCAGCTGATGCAGAATGGGCTTGGGGAGCATGACAACAGCCGTGAGCCCAGAAAAGAGACACGATCTGCTATTGAGTCTATACGGACTGGCCTTACTGTGTCTATTCCCAAGCTCAAACTCCCAAAGCTGACTGATCAGGACATCCCTTCACCCAAAATCCGCTTAAAGTCCCGTGGGGACGGTGTGGAGCGTGTATCTATGTATGAGGCAGAACTTGTAGGGGAAGCAAGGCGCAGAAGTCCCAGGATTCCTGGTTCGGGGCTGGCTCGATCTGAGGATTCTGGGGACAAAAATGGCCTGGAACTGTGGTCAGGTGAAGAAACTGAGCGGCACGGTGATCTCACACTCCTAATCAACTTTGGAAAGCGCAAGGCAGATTCGTCCAGCCTttcagtgtgtagcagtgacaGTCTGGACGAGTCCAAGTCATTTAGTTCGGATGGGACTTCACCAGAGTTGTGCGAACTGGCACCCGGCGAGCATGTTATAGGTGTATCGTCCTCTGTGTCGACGACATCATCTGCATCACGGGCCGAGGGTAGGACAGTGCCACCGCTGACTGTGAGGTTACACACGCGTAGCATGAGCAAGTGCATAACGGAGGAGGGCCACGCTGTAACCATTGGTGATGTGGTTTGGGGTAAGATACATGGCTTCCCCTGGTGGCCAGCCAGAATTTTGAGCATTAGTGGCACTCGGCGAGAGGGGGATGAGGCAGATGCACCATGGCCTGAAGCCAAAGTGGCCTGGTTTGGGTCCCCCACCACCTCACAGCTTTCCGTGGCTAAACTTTCACCCTTTCGTGAGTTCTTTCGGCTGCGCTTCAACCGCAAGAAAAAGGGCATGTACCGGCGAGCCATCATTGAAGCGGCAAAAGCAGTGGGTCACATGAGCTCTGAAATCACCTCGCTACTGTCGCACTGCGAGACATAGGTGAGGTATTATCTGAACTTTTcagttttttaataataatttcaagtgtctggatattcagcACCCTTGTCCATCTGTGTATATTCAGTCAAATTCTCTGTACAACAtcttgtttttctatttttctgtaGATTTCTGTGGCAAATGACACCAGGTGCAGGATGTAGTGTGGCTTGGCATGCAGCAGCTTGGTTTAAGCAATTTAAGCAAATCTGACCCTTATGTGAATGAGTCTGGTGACCATTTAGTGTTTAGCCATATGGATTGCAATATTTGAGCACTGTACGCATTAGTCATTTGAAGTGGGTTAGGCTGTTTGCTAACATTAACTTGGTAGCTTGCCGCGTTAATATCGCCTGTGGATTTGGAGGGATGTGATCTGCTGAGGGAATAAAAGAATTGGGTGTAACGTGATATACGGAATTGTAACGCGTGTCACACAAGTTTTATTACtctagtaataaatatatagactTTGAATATTCAGTAGGTTGACTGTGGCTGCAAGTAACTAGCTTTAATTACCTATTAGCAAGGTCAAGAATGTTTGCAACGTTGCTGTTTAGACCATAAATATGCCTAAGGATTTGTTTGCTCTAACTAAGCTTGTTATATAATTTAAGTAGATTACATAAATTAGTTTCATATcactttattaatttaaacttCCCTTTATGTTTTGGGAATGAAGACTTTGTCTGTCTGGCATGCATGGACAGGTGAAGCTAAGATGCATCTGAGAAATGTTTTGTTCCTGTGCTCGTACATCATAGACTGTTACAGTTCGAAATAAGAAAAGGAAACAGATTTTGCAACAAAGAGTAGCCTAACACTATGAGGGTAGTATTATCTGTCCTCTTCCAAATACGAGCTCACAGAAGACCAAGATAGTTTTGTGATTAAGTGGGTAGAGGGAGGTGGCTGCAGCATTGAACTCCCAACTCGGTGACAGGGTGAATGCTTTTCATTTAACAATACCTTTTTAAAGGTTATCCGTATGCTTCAACTTGATAACATTAAACTTCGAGTTATTTGTTTGTGAGTCTTTGTGAAGTAATTTTCCGGTttataaaatgcttttattcaaatatatagattcataaatatcattttatttctttattttaaggttaacactaattttttttaaacgtttctTCTACGTCTGTGACTTGGAGACAACTTTTAgctcaagattttttttaagaacgtcattaattaataatgttaaatattgaCTCATTGACTGAATCTTTTTCTCCTGCCAGTTTAGTTGAATACCATACATGTTTTGTCTGAAAAAAGGGGACTATGAGTGGAAAGGTTCTTTTAAGCTGTCTAGTCAGATGATATCATTTGGtccagttttattttttcaccaAAATTCAGAATGTGATGATGTGCTATTTTTTCCCCTGATTCAGAGTGGGAAAGCTGGACAAGTATGTGAAATGGAGCTAAGCTACAATAAACATTGTTACTGGCCAGAATTAATAGCCATATTTGGTATGGTTTTAGAAGCTAAACTTGTACATTAAAATAATCTTTGTCATAATGGGGAGAAATATTAATTGTCAGCAATACAAACAAATGTCCATTATTCATAATCAATTTCCCAGCTGTTATCTgattttattgttcttttagCTGTGAATAACTAAAACAATTGAGTTTCTAAACAGTTATCTCTATTGtaaccactgacacacacaaccccccccaaaaaaacattatatatacatgtggCAGTTCAGAGAGTGTTTTTATTGACTGATGTGGTGCATGTTTGTTGTTTTAGGAGTGAAAGAGGGGAAGGCTGGACTCTGGCTGGATTCAGGACCCCATGCTCCCCTCCTGTCATTCCCAACCAGGATGGAGTGCATTTTCTACAGATCTCATGAGTGAAGGTGCTTTTTTTCCACCTGCCTAGAAGGAGAAATCAGCCAACATGCAGAGAAGTTGAGGGCTCAAGAGAGCAAGCAGGCCGGAAAATCTGGGAAACACAAAGAGAACTTTTTTCTCCACCTGTTTTTCTACCCTATCAATTTGTTCAGGACATCTGTTTTAGTATAATGAGTAGCTCAACACTACATCCGAATGTATTTATTGCCGGTGAAGCACAGGCAACCTTGCTACAGTCTCATACTGTCGATCCCACCGCTGCTGTTTTCTGTTGGTGAAGATCTGCCTGCCTGCCAGTGGAGTTGCTATAGCTAATGAATCCATCATGGATACCATCAGGCAGCCTGCTCTTGTGACATTTACCTAATCCACTTAAGCAGGAAAAGACAGACATCCATATGATGGTAAATAACATGGCTTACTCTAAggtctttttacttttttcaaaaCTGAAAATGTGAAACACTTTTTTGTATTCTGCATCTAGAGATCGTTGTGTAGGTCTTAAAACATGCAGTATGTCGTCATTGATTAGATCTATTTTCACCAGAGGGCCGAATTTCTTCAAAAGGCCTGTCCCTTTgcggaaattttttttttcttgattattttcatttttattgttttgatgCTCTTGGTCTGAGGGCCTTGGGAAATTGTGTCATGGCTTGTATGAGAATCAGAGTTTCGTATGTACttgctttaattatttaatgtgtCATGTAAAGAAAAGCACTTTATCTGTACCTTCAGTGGCCTGCTGGACACTCGTACAACGAACACTAATTTAGAGTTTTACGGCTGTGAACGGTGGACACACTCAGCAGCCCTCTGGTTCAAACTATCACACCCAGCGCCTGGAAAGTGACTTCTTTTCTATCAGGTTTGGACATGGATGAGAAACAAAGATGCTTTCAGGAACTAGTTGTGTACACTGTATCATTGCAGTTAGTCCGTTTTTCAACCTGTATTTGTTTTCCTTCCTACCACCGTCTCCCTCAAAAGAAAATTTCCACTGGAGAAATGGACAGAAGTGTAAACTCCTATGCATCACATCtttattaaagctttaaaaaaaaaacttaaacctGCTGTTATGGTACTATGAATTCCATACCTGTGTGCTCTGAGCACCATGCAGAATTGAAATGTTCTTATGCTGCAGGTTTGTAGACTTGTTTCTCCTTCAGGTGGAAGAGAAAGCGTCTTTCTAGTCAGCAGTTGACCTTTTATAGGGCCTTGAGAATTTAAAGAGCCACTTCAGTGAGCATGGAAACCAGGGAGGAAGGGAGGTGGGGGAAGGGAGCCAAACCCGAGCGGAGGTATATTTAAAGCTCACTGCTAAGCGCAAAGCGTCTCACCACTGCATTTCAATGGTAGGttcttgtacttttttttggatctcctctttttttttttttttggttccttCCTGAAAAGGTTTTTGAAGGTGGACAGTTGTGCGAGTGCCAGTGCAAAGACACTCGACCACTGTCCTCAGATCAGTGGAATtttttacatgctgtacataaaataaaatatacaaccAATGCTCTTGCCTCCTGgcttgttggggttttttttttccagtttggaAAGCAAAGTTTATATCATCACATCTGGCAACCTGGTTGAAATCTGATTTTGGGATTTCATCTTCTGTTGGTAAAATCTTGGTAAAATGGAAGAACATTTTTGTTCACACTACATGGATTAATTTCTCGCCTGAGAGTGCCAAGTCTGTTCAGAGAGATTCAGGGCTTTGTCTCAATCTGCATAGACCATATAGGTAGTATGGCTAAGTGTTGTACTGACAAACTGCTCTCAATTTTCATGTGCAATTACTCAGATGTACTCAAAATTGTTGCTGTTTCTTCAATATAGAGTATCAATATCTATAGTGCCTAATAACTTCCTGTTGCCTAGTATAACACAGCTCTTTAGTCAGTATTTGAAACTGGTTAGTAATGAAGTTCACACTGatgtaaaaaatacatttactagCTTCTGACCATGACAGATGGGTCGTTAAAGAGATGGAACTATTGACGGTtcatagtacaggtacacagcaatgaAATGCCTTTTAGCATCTACAAGCAgtgaaaaaaaagtagaaaatttTGCAAAACTAACACGTTCAGATGTGTAAAGGCTATAGCAGGTAGTATGTACACAAGAAtatgtcaaaaacaaaaaaatatatatatgctgtGCAAACGTGCATTATGTTCATTGTTTTTAACAGTAACcaagaaatatacagtgtatgtgcaGATATACATACATGGAGATAAAATAGGGTATGCAGTGAAattagttatatatttataattgatcAAAAAGATGTTACAGAATGTTATAAGAACTGCATGGTGATTACAGACAGTAAAGTACTAGTGAGACATCACGGTCCtagcagtgtagtgtagagctCAGTCAGTTCATTAGAGAGCAAGTTAATGACCGTCATTTTTAACaagaaaattaatgaatcacAAGGAGTCgcttttcttcatttattctAGGACTTTTCAATCTGTACAATTTGCTTTACACTTTCAACCTTTACTTGTTCCCTCCCTGATAGTCTTTTTTGTTATTGAACTTGCTACTGATGTGACCCAAAAAACCACATTTTAATCAAAATCCAACGTCAacctttatttgtttatttactagTAGTACACCTACAACAGACTCCATAGTTCTCCCTTAACTCTTGTTGGAAAGCTgtagtttttagttttgtacTATGTGACTGCAGGGTTGTTTGGCTGTAATATAATTCAGTACATGAGACTGAAGTAGATCTAGCATAGTCTTGCATACTTGAGGGAGAGCAAAACAATTGCAACCTAATGGTGAATCTTACATGGACCTTTTTGCATTAGATGTAAATTAACAAAACGTTTGTTGTGCAGTGTAACTGAATAGGCAAGTAGCTTTTCTTGCTGGTTATATTGTCATCCAATAAGAGCTGCAAGCATGCAGGTTTCATAGGGAAAAAAACGCTAAAAAACTAACATTTTTCTAACTCCTGCATTTTGACATCTTCATTAAACCAGCTGAACCGGTTTGCTGACGAAAGATTTGCCCCGGCTTATTTGCTAAAACTTTTTATGAGCGGTTGGTACAAGTGGTGGCAAGTATTCGAAGTTGTAAGCGAGCTTTTCTCCCAAGCCTTTGATTACATCGCCACCAACTCTTGACAGTAATACTTGAAAATTCCAGAGCCTCCAGGATTGGCAACTGTCAGCAATGTGGGTTTCATAAGCATCAGCATTGAGATTCCCTTTCCTCCCCTGAGCAAGGATAAGAGAAACCTGACACCGTGAGCTTTGGGACAGCTATGATCCCCATCTCCCTGTCAAGGCCCTGGGCCATCTGTCATATTGGCAAGGGAGGAAGTACTGATTAAATCAAGCTTAATATTCTTTTCCCAGGTCTGATCTTTTTCTCCCACAGGTGCAGGTCTGCTTCCTGTGGGCACACCTTCCTTTTGCTGATGCATAAATATGCACTGCTAGATACACAGCCGCTCGGAACCATTGTATACTTCCTGCCAGTAAAGCTGAGAcacagccctgtgtgtgtgtgtgtacacaccacAAGTTAAGTCTACGTTTAAAGCTAGGCCACATACACATGGAGACAGCCTAAGAGGCACCATGTACACGATCCTTTCCTGCCTCCTACAGATCTGGAATGGATTGAAGCTCTTCATCACCATGACTGATTTCCTCCACATTAAAATTGATTTCCTCCTCTTAAAGGCTTTCTTCATACCAGGTGTTTTCCCCCTCAATGTTAGTGCAGCCAGGTGTTTTTTCTGCATGTTAGCACAGCCAGAACATACAGGGATGCACTAATATGTTAACGTGCGTATTCTCTTTGCTGTGTCTCAACCAGGCTTCAGGTGAATGCTGACTGCTTGTGGCAAGGGATGTCCAGTTCTATTTTGTTTGCCAAAATTGTGATTTAACAACCATAATTGTGAAATGCATCTCAttcatttatgatttatttaacattttggaAAGAAGAATTGAGTCAGTAATAGCTCTTCATTTGACATTTTCCACCACAGGGAAAGTCTTAAGGGTGGAGAAATCTGTGCTGTCGCTTTCTCCATTATGTCATTTCTCCATTATGCAGcttttctattattttctttaagaGAGAGGGGAAATGAAGAGTGATAAATTTTTCACAAATTTCTCACAACGTTTATTGCAactttaaacagataaaaactaTTAATGTGTTGTTCCTGAATGCATTTCTTTTAAAGCATACCCAGATTGTTTCCAATTCCTCAATGAAGATAAACTGCCCAGCTACCATTCATTAGCTTCTAACGCAATTATCAttgaataatttattacatGTTTAGCAAGAAAGAAACCATTACCATTATCATAACCATTTTTCTCTTATTGTAATGTATGAATCATTTCACACTTAAACATCCACTTTTGTCAACTCTTTAATCTCACtcttttttctgattggctggcatCTCTTGGCTGTCACTCTCGAGTGATACTTCTTTCATGCCTCATTTTTGACACATTTGATGTTTCTGGTCAAGTGTGTGATGCCATTTTCAACCCTACACCCCTGATACAGGACTGACTCAGAATAACAGTATTGGAAAGGTTACCCTTGGCAGCTTAGGCCCGTTATATTATATTCCATCCTTTCTCTACACCACTTATCCTACTAGGTCACAGAGAACCAGGAGTCTCAGaagacttggggcacaaggtaGGCTACACTGTGAATAAGATCTATTGTACGACACAATTgtgcacatactcacacaccacagatgatttagagatgccaatcagcctacaatacatgtctttggactggggaggaaatcCCTGAGGCATGGGGaatacatgcaaactccacacagacataGCAGAGgggggaattgaacccccaaccctgaaggtgtgcagcaaacaaataaagctatatatgttgttttaatttacttattgaataactttttttttgttaattttcaAGTTCTTTGCATTGTAGATTTAAGACCCTGAAGACACACACTTCAAAGGGGTTTTTCCCTTAATCCCCCCCCTCCTCTGTCATGCAACTGTACATTATTATTCTTTAGACGCAATGTGTGtctggaaaaagaaaataatgacagCATATCTACATGCATGCAGCAGTCATGATTTATGAAGTCTGCTTAAGTCTTTGAAGCACTTAACTCCAGCAAACTCCCAATTGCGGTATTAAACATAGTAAAACAGGATGGTAGCTTTAAATTTGCCTTCAGCTTTCAAATAAAGAAGTTACTTCAAAATCCCTGATTATTTCAAGTGCTTGGTGAGAATGTTGCTCTTCAGTCTGTAGAAATCAGTATCACGATATTCTATTCGATATTCACGAACAGTATCACAATATCTACAGAAGAGTCTTCAGGCTTATTCCAGAAAGGTTCTTCTTAGTGTGTATATTAGGTTACACATTATTTAAGTGCAACACTATAAACTTGGCAGTCTAATAATCTAAAATGTTATCTATATATTTACTGTTGTATGGTGTGCAGGAAAAGACCATCTTCCATAATTCAACAGTAAATGAGGAAAGCAGGCTGTGGCCTTGGCAGAGCAGAGCCAGAGCTTTGGCAAAGCTTGAATTCTATTGATGCATTTGTCTTTATTACTcctcacttttttctttgtatgttCCCAAAATGACTGCCAAGCATGCTTTGCTGATCTGGCATTAAGATCTGCCCTATCATCAGGACCTTATTGGGCCTGCCTTCAGTAGCCACTGTAAGTGATGCTAAAAGTCTTGTCTTGAGCTTAATGCACTATTGATCACTTTCATCCCAATGCAGATGAGCTTAAAGGAATATTCGATTCATTCATTATCTTAATATATTGCCTTAATCTAATGTATAGTAAGAATACTGTTTGActgaatttctatttttttttatcatccacAGACAAGCAAACATACAAAAATGGAGTGATACATGTCTAGAACATATGATAGAACATATAAATACAGggaaaaataattcaaaaggaaggaaataaagaaGTAGGAAGCtaagaaaaaacagacagacagacagacagacgcaagCTGGTGCAAGTGAATTATACCTAGGAAAGAGTCTATGAGTCACACAAGGTACTGAGGtgaattgtttgtttatgtgtgcatttagTTTTTGCTCTGGTGACAGAAGTAATGAGTGATGCCTCTGACAGAGCTGGAGGAACAGCAACAGATACCCAGCTGTGTCTTAGGAGGGTGCATGGGTGCATGCTGTCAGTTCAGATTTTTAAGTtgccctaaacacacacacactcccatcccCCTCTGCCGTAAACTCAGACTTCCACCCTTGCATGATCACAAAAGTGGTTCATATATTAACATAAACTAGACGATTGGGTAAACAGATCATGCCGCGCCTTAACGAATCGCTCAGGGTCATGCGGGTTCGGTTGCAGACCAAGAAACAACAAGGCTTCTTGTTGATTTCTACATTGTCCTGTGGTTAAgttgaatctgtgtgtgtgtgtgtgtatattgcaGTGGAGGAGGAGATGTACTGAGTGATTCGTTCTCTTCAGCACAGGCCTGCTGCCTTAGGCCACACACAACATCTGTCAGTATGATAAAgggagccagagagagagagcgagagagcgagagcgctaGCGCTTCCCAGCCCCCTTCTTCCCCAGGGTGTTGCTCCAGCTTCTTTCGGGGGGATGGGAGCCCCTTTGGGGTGTCAGTCTGAACTgcatgtttttaaatctttttttttttttttaccagctaCTGCACACATAGTCCAACCTTTATATTTCAGCACAACTTATTATAATTCTGCTTTTCTTTGTACTGACATTTTTCTACATCTTTTGAAAAGGTCAGTTCAAAACCAGTATCAACACCAAAACCACTATGCCTTTCTTTAGTAGAGAAACATGgcctttatttaaatacatctcATCTTgggcttgttttttctttattgtttttgtccTTCATCTCCCCCTTTCTAGTTGGCACATGTTGGTGTTGGCACTGTTCCTATGTTTAAAGTCAAAATGTCAGCTTGCAGGTCACTACATCCAATAGAAACTCCACATATGAAGCAGTCAAACGTTATCCTGTGGTCTGTTTCATGTACTTGACTTAAATGCTATACATTAAAGTGAAGGATATGTAAATATCAGTAGGTTCATTACTTTATAGGATCCAGATGTCTCCTGCAATTTATGATAATGAATCACGCTGTACTTTTTCCAATGGTTAAAAATTTGCTGTGTTTGATGGTAACAGTCATAGTTCGTTGTCATTATGTGGTTGATAGAGAAGGCCAATAAGATGGGAGAATTTCCATTTCCGTCCACAGATGTGAGCTCAGCACTTCCGTGGCTACAGAAACTGATGATCTTTTCATAAGGAAAGAAAGTGATCTTAGCAAAGAATGTATCTACGTAGGTGGAGAGGCATTGCTAGATCAGCTCTGCTATGTATATGtacttttaaacaaatatgTGCATATTTGTCTTGCTGTACAGTTTAATGAAAAATGatacacaataataattaaatacagcTTCAGTATCTTTTATCCAGTTCAGTGGTGCAGTGGATCTGGAGACACAAAAACATATGGGATGGGACAGCTAGACATTACAGAGTTCCATCAATACAAATCTTTACCACTTATTACCTGGTTCCTCTCAGATCATACTGTGAATTTAAGACGCAGGCACCTCTTGGAGCCCAGACTTGTCAAACCTATAGATAAAAGACTCAGTGCTAAAATTACCTGAAAAATTGATTATAAACCAGATTATTTCtatattacacaaataaaaaaggaaatttctgatatttttcacttcactaaacattaaataaacatttctcgGGTCACTTTTACCTATTCATTGGATAGAGTTTCAGATTTGACAGGATTTATGAGTTCGTAGCAGGTGGGGACTTAAATCATGGGTCTGGACGGGGGGGAAGGTGTTTGGGGACGAAATAGAAAAGTAATGATTAACATGCCACGCCTGAGCTCtgttatttaatgattttttctGAGCATTGAgttgagtaaatgtgtgtgtctataagaagtgtaaagctaaagctaaagcttTTTTTCACCTTTGCGTCTACCTTACTATAAAAAGCTCACGTGTACTCTCATCCTGTGGCTCCTATATTTTCTGAGTGGTGTATATCATTGTgtatcatttttttgtttgttagaaTTATAATAACCTTGTTGATGCCACTTGATGAAACATTTCAGTGAATACATAAgcatacataaagtgcatgcataaacatacataaagtttgAACCAATGCATTGGATTTCAGCTGATTTCATGCTCCAGAAATCATAAAAAGGAATACAAATGCTTACTCTACTCTGTGTGAGAAGTCTGATATAACGTAGGCTCTAAGTCACAATCGGGTTCAGTCAGGATTTTATATTCAGGATTCATTTATACTAAATTGAATGATGTAGAGTGAGTGTGATCAATTCAAGCAGTATTAACAAAAACTGGTTAGACTGTGAAATCTTATGAGGATTTTGATGCTGATGGGAAATTATAACTGTAGTGTTCAATTTAAGGGATCAGCCCATACATGTTAATATTGATCAGCGGTAATGTCTCTGTTGCAAAATATCAGTACAAAATTATGTTAATATcactaaattaaattacatgGAACCAACataagcatttaaataaattcaactAGCTCTTTTTAGTGGAGTTTTTGCCTTGGACAGGAATCACTCTGATATTTGTTAGAGCTAACCATCAGCAGACTGGCTTGATTCCAGACAATGGTGGTGTGTTGGCTGTGGTTTGGGGAGATTTTCATGGGtggagatgaaatgaagctttgGAGGAGCAGAAAATCGAGTGGAAAATCAAATCCACCAAACCTCAAATAATCAACATCAGCTATAAACATCCATCTAGATTCAACACACTGGCACACATATGTAAACACACCCTAACAGATTCAAAATGGTATTAAACGCTGATGATATATAAAGAGCAACTGTGAGCTCATTGTGTGGAAGATGTTTAGCATTAATACAGAC harbors:
- the pwwp2b gene encoding PWWP domain-containing protein 2B; its protein translation is MEAAAEELRAGSRIPVTIEQIVNDTLVVTLTYRDRNYTGILLDCNKKSGLFCLPDVEKREEPLISRQESEVMNEEPCSKPAIQSAQRPKDENTEPEKPPAIPLPIPVQPGQPTYPPYFEGAPFPQPIWVRHTYSQWVPQPPPRPIKRKKRRSREPGRMTMSTIRLRPRQVLCEKCKNTVTSDEDSKDGSTVSRPSRKENAPQGEELAKEAPPKGLRKEDGDASKETKRRDEAQCFESKRCRKERKEDEKFPGGDVVPHSPVIKISYSTPQGKGEVMKIPSRVHGSVKPFCPKQLMQNGLGEHDNSREPRKETRSAIESIRTGLTVSIPKLKLPKLTDQDIPSPKIRLKSRGDGVERVSMYEAELVGEARRRSPRIPGSGLARSEDSGDKNGLELWSGEETERHGDLTLLINFGKRKADSSSLSVCSSDSLDESKSFSSDGTSPELCELAPGEHVIGVSSSVSTTSSASRAEGRTVPPLTVRLHTRSMSKCITEEGHAVTIGDVVWGKIHGFPWWPARILSISGTRREGDEADAPWPEAKVAWFGSPTTSQLSVAKLSPFREFFRLRFNRKKKGMYRRAIIEAAKAVGHMSSEITSLLSHCET